AATAGCGACCACGCCACCCTGATCGCCATCCCCAGCAACACGCCCAATCAACCGCTGCCCGGGGCGCTGCAACTGCGCGAGTGGGCCGACGAAGCGTTCCGCGACCTGGGCGGCTCCAAGACCCTGTTCCCGATGCTGGCCGACGCGGGCGAGCGCACCGTCATCCTGGTCAAGGTCAAGCGCATGGCCGAGCGCCAGTTGTCGCTCGCGACCGCCGTCGAAGGCGAGGCCATGCGCACCGACCCGCTGATCGAGTCGCTCGAGCAAATGTCGATCACCGAGCGGCTCGACCGCTTCCGCAAGCTGCTGGCCTGTGCCATGCCGTGGATCGACGCCAACCTGTCGGGCGACTTCACGGTGCGCGCCGACCAGTTCAAGTGTTTTATCGGCGTGGCCAATGCCGAACTGTTCAGCCGCAAGTTCCGCGCCGAGCTCGAATCTTGCGTGCCTACCCAGGCCGGCATCACGGCTGGGCAATTGTCGATCGTGGAGACCGGCATCCCGGGCCGCGCGGTGTGCTATTGCGAACTGTCGGGCGTGCCGATGACGGTGCTGCGCGGGCTGGAAGGCTGGCGCACCAGCTACCGCAAGGAAGCGGAAAAGAGCCCCACTCACACCCACATCGACTCCACCCAGTTCAGCCACCCGATGGTGCCCACCACCGACGAACTCAATCGCCTGGCCGAAGACTTCAAGCAATTCCTGCTGGCCGTGATGCTGGGCGTGCTCACGCGCTCGAGCCAGCGCATCGTGCCGCCGGGCCAATACCAGTTCGCGGTGGCGGCCGGCGACTTGCGCCGCATCGGTAACGAACGGGCGATGCGCCAGAACGGCTTGCCGGCCAATTACCGCGACGCCATCGTGGCCCGCGTGCAGGAGCGCCTGGCCGAACTGGACGGCATGCAGACCGTGGCGCTGGCCGCCCTGGCCAGCTACTACGAAAGCGCCGTCTATACGTCCAAGCTGGTCGATGACGCCACCGGCAACCAGCACGAGCGAAAAGGCTTTGCCAGTGCGCTGGCCGGCGAAGCGAAACGCGAACTGATCGAAAAAGCGCGCCGCAAGGGCCTGACCGACAGCGAAATCGACAAGTGCATCACCCGGCTGCTGGCCCAGCACAAGACCTGGGCCAACGTGGTGCCCGATTCCGACGAAGACGCCTACGACTGGGAAGTGCGCGAACCGGGCGAAGGCCTGCCACGCCTGAAGTATGCGCTCAAGCCGGAGATGCTGGTTGCTGGCCGTATCGATGCCTTGCTGGGTATTGGCGCGGCGTCGGCAGGCACGGCTGGTGGCGGGTTTTCCGCTTCGGCATCCATGGCAGGTGGCGGGTTTGACGCGCCGGGTGCGATGGGCGCCATGCCCGCTCCCGGCACCATGCTCGGCGGCGCGCCGATCGGCGGCGTGGGCCTGGCCAAGGTGGAAGCGCCGGTCGTCCACGAGTATCACCTGAAGGTAAACGGCCAGAAGTTCGGTCCGTTCACCGCGCTGCAAGTAGGCCAGATGGCGCAGGCGCAGCAACTGCAGCCGGCCCACACGCAAGTCTGGCGCGCCGGCATGACGGACTGGGTAGCGATGCCGTTGATGCTGGAACTGGCGCACGTGCTGGCGCCACCGGCGCAACAGTCGTCGGCCATGCCACCCGATTAAGGACATGCAGCAATGAATTGCAAGAGTTGTCAGAAGCCGTTATTTACGCTGGTGCCGCACTGCCCGTTTTGTGGCGTGGCGGTGGCCGGTGGTGGTGTGCCTGGGCCAGCGGCAGGTGCTGGTCCAGCGATAGTTACGGGTGCGGGGGCGGCTGCTGGCGGTGCGCCGGGTAGTGCTCATGGTGCTGGTGCTGGTGCGCCGCCGCCAGTCATGGCCGCGTCCATCGCGACACCGGGCGCCGGGCCAGTGTTGGGCAAAAATTCAATTCCGCCACCGGCGGCGGCCGGTGCTTCTGCTTACCGCGCTGATACTGCGGCATCGTCCGGCGCCGGTGGCAGCGCTGCTGGTGGCAATGCCGCTCGCGGCAACGCGGCCGGGATCGGCGCGGCGGCGGCTGGTGTCGGTTCCGGCGCTGGCGGCAACACGGCTGGCGCCGGCGCGACGGCTGCTGGCTTCGGTTCCGGCGCTGGCGGCAATGCAGCTGGCGCTGCGGCTGGCAGCGGCAATGCCGCTTCTTCCGCTCAAGCTTCGGCGGCGAAAGCTGCTGCGCGTCCGGAACCGGTTGCTGCCAGCACCAACGCGCGCACCGGCAAAGCCAGTAACGCTCCGACCGGTGCGGGCACGCCGCCAGGCCGGGGCAAGCCCAAATTCAAGTTGGGCTGGTTCAAGGTGCTGCTGATCCTGATCGGGCTGCTGGTCATCCTGTCGCGCTGCGGCGGCGGTTCGCCCGAGGATAAAAAGGCGTGCCTGACTGCGCTCGGCCAGGGCAACAAGCTGCTGGCCAGAGGCGACGTGGCCGGCGCCGGCATCCAGAGCGCCAATGCCAACGCCTACTGCCGTGGCGACACGCGGGCCAAGGCGGACGAATTGCAAACAGCGGTGGCCAAGGCGGAAAACTCGGGCACGGCCTGCTCGCGCGCGCTCAAGACCATCGACGGCCTGCTCGACAACCATCAACTCGACAGCGCCCGCAACCGCCTCGACAAGCTCGACAAGAAGTGCGCCGCCGATGCCGGCGCCAAAAAACTGCGCCAGCGCCTGTCCACCGCCCAAAGCGCCGCCAACAGCACCACTGACGCGGTACGGCGCGCGCTGAACCAGCGCGATGCCGGCGCCGCTGCCAAGGCCCTCGATCGCCTGAACGGCCTGTACCGCGATTCGGCCGACCTGCCCGGCTTGCGCGCGATGCTGGCGTCGCTGCAGGCCGAGATGGCGGCGGCGGTGGCAGCTGCACCCGCACGTACATCAGCACAGGTACAGGCGCCAGCACCCGCGCAAGTCTCCGCGCAATCGCAATCGCCGGCAATAACGCGAACAACGACTCCAGCGCTAACCCGCGCAGCAACGGCAGCAGCCCAGGTGTCCACGGCCACGCCGCAAATCGCCAACGCCACGCCACAGCTAACGACTGCGGCGCCAGGCACCGCAACCCGGTCGCAGCCAGCGCCAGCCGTCCGCCAGGAAGTCCACAACGCCAAGGCCGAAATGGCAGTGAGCTTCATTCAGGACGCTGAAAAGGCGCTGTCGCAGAGCCGCTTCGACGCTGCCCGCACCTACCTCGACAGCGCCCGCCGCATGGACCCGAACAGCCCGCGCCTGGACACCGTGGGCCGCCAGATCCGCGACCGCGAGCGGCAGATGATGCAGCAGGAAACCACGATCCGCTGACCCACGCAGCCGGGGCTGAGCGAGTCGGCCTCTACATCCGGTCCAGCAACTGCTGCTCGGCCCGCTCACTGAGCACCAGCACCAGCTTCAGTCGCGCCCGTGTCATGCCGACGAACAGCTTGCGCAGCACGCGTTCGTCGATGCGTTCGAAATCGATTTCCGTAAAAATGATGGCTGGCGCCGATTGCCCCTTGAAGCGGTACACGGTCTCGGCCAGCAGGCCGCCAGGCCGGTACTCGGGTGTGCCGAACAGGTCGTATTCGCCGGTGAAAGACTTCAGGGTATGCGCATCGCTCAACTGGTCCAGGTGCAGGATCACCGAGTTGTCGCGGCCCCGGAACGAGGCAATCGCAATATCGTGGCGGGCGAAGCCAGCGGCCAGGCAGCTGGTCACCGCGCGCCGGGTTTGCGCCAGCATGGCGTCGGTGTCGCCGTCGGGGTAGATCAGCTCCTCGATGTCGGCGCCCCGGAACGGGCTGCCCGCTTCCACCGGCTCGCGCACGGCGCCGATCGACGTCAGCATGTCGATGATCTGGCGCGGGCTGCGGTAGTTGGTGTCCGAATGCAGCGTTACCCAGCCCGGCAGCGGCACCGGTTCGCGGCCGTACAGGTTCTGGTTGGGGTCCTCCAGCCAGATGGCGCGGCCCTCGGGTTTGAGCATGCGCAGCAGGATGTCGCGCCAGGCCGGCGAAAAATCCTGGCCTTCGTCCACGATCAGCACGTCGTACTGCCATTCGGGCGGCAGCTCGGACGTGGTCATGCGCGCTTCGATCTTGTCCCAGACGTCGGGCGCGGTGTAGTCGGGAATCTGGCCCTGCGCCCGCGCGAACGCGTCGCTCATCATGTGGAAAGATGTTACCCGCCCGCCGGCCGGCACCAGTTTTTCGATGTGGTCCGACAGCGGCCGGTTATAGCAGACGTACAGGGGTTTCAAGCCGGCGTCGATGGCGTCGCTGTATTCCGCCAGCGCCAGCTGGGTTTTGCCGCTGCCGGCCGTGCCCTTTACATGCAGGCGGAACGGCGAGAAGTCCAGCCGCCGCGCCCAGGTGGACAGGCCGCCCGACAAGCGCGCCACCAGGCCGGCGGCGTTGCCGATCATCGAGCTGGGGTCGGGGCGCAGGCTGAGCATGTTGGAGAGGAAGCGTGTGACCTTGTCGAACTTGTCGCCGGGCGGCGCGCCATCGACCGGCAAGGTTTCGCGGATCACCTGCGCCAGCTTGCCCTTGTTGCTGGCGTCGATGATGTGGCGCGGGTCGATGCCGGCCTGGTTAGGGTTGCGTACCGTGTAGTCGGGGCAGTACAGCAGGTAATCGATAGCCATCTCGCTGCCGAAGCGCTCGGACAGGCCCTTGATCGAACGCATGATGTGGTTGGCCACCTTGCGCGGCTTGCCTTCGTAATTGCGGATCAGGCCGTCCGGCGTTTCGCTGAGGAAGCCCGACTTCTGTTCGATCAGCAGCAGCCGGCCATTGGGCGCCACCAGGATGAAGTCGATTTCGCCGTACACCGAAAAGCCCTGCTCCACGTTGGTCCAGTGCACGCCGTGATACACGCGGTACGGCAGGTCGGCCAGCGTGGCTTCGAGATAGGTGAGGGTTTCGATTTCGCGCGCGGCGGTGCCGGTGACGGACATTTCCTGCCAGCCGGTCGGGTGGATGTGGGCCATGGTGGGAGCGGTGTAGGGAAAAACTCATTGTATGCCAGCGCACGACTGGCAACGGCCCGCTCCCCCGCAAAAAATCCGCGCTATCAGTGCGCTGCCACACGCGCCCGCTTCTCGGCGCCCGCTACCGCCGGGCGCGGGTTGCGGGCATCGAGCCGGCCGCTGAGCACGGTCAGGCCGAACGCACCGAGCACCACCAGCGCACCGATCCACCCCGTGTGCACCAGGCCCAGGTGTTCGACGATCAAGCCGCCGCCCCACGCGCCACCGGCAATGCCGAGGTTGAAGGCGGCAATGTTCAGGCCCGAGGCCACATCGACCGCGCGCGGCGTGTAGTGCTCGGCCTGCTGCACGACGTACACCTGCAAGCCGGCCACGTTACCGAAGGCAAACGCGCCCCACGCCAGCACCACCGCCAGCATCAGCCACTTGAACGGCGCCGCGAACGTCACCGCCAGCAGCACCACGGCCAGCCCCATAAAAATGATCTTGAGCGCGCCGACCGGGCCGCGACGGTCGGCCAGCTTGCCGCCCCAGATATTGCCCACCGCGACCGACACGCCATACACCAGCATCACCAGCCCCACCGCGCCGGCCGTAAAGCCCGACACCTGTTGCAGCAGCGGCGCCAGGAACGTAAAGGCGATAAAGCTGCCGCCGTAGCCGACCGCTGTCATCGCATAGACCAGCAGCAGGCGCGGCTCGCCCAGCACCTTGACCTGTTGCAGCAGCGAGGCCGGCGCGCTGTGGGCGATATTTTTCGGCACATACAGCAGGCTGCCGATGAAGGCCACCAGGCCCAGCGCGGAGACGGCCAGGAAGGTCTCGCGCCAGCCAAAGTGCTGTCCGATGAACGTTCCTAGCGGCACACCGGTCACCAGCGCCACGGTCAGGCCGGTGAACATGATGGCGATCGCGCTGGCCGCTTTTTCGCGCGGCACCAGCGAGGTGGCGATGGTGGAACCGATCGAGAAGAACACGCCGTGCGCCAGACCGGTCAGAATGCGCGCCACCACCAGCGACGTGTAGCCGGGCGCCTGCCAGGCCAGCAGGTTACCGAGCGTGAACAACACCATCAGCGCCAGCAGCAGCGCCTTGCGCGGCAGCTTGCCGGTCAAGGCGGTCAAGACCGGCGCGCCGATCGCCACGCCCAGCGCGTACAGGCTCACCAGCAGCCCGGCCGAAGGCAGGTTCACGCCGAGGTCGGCGGCAATGGTGGGCAGCAGCCCGACGATGACAAATTCGGTAGTACCGATGGCAAACGCGCTGATGGTCAGCGCAAGCAGGGCAATAGGCATGACATGACTCCATGAAGGTTGATGGCATGCAGTATCGCGGCTGCGCTTGCTGAGAAAAAGACACGAATCCGCACAACATATTTGCCTCAAGAGCAAATATCAGCAAAATTTACGTATTTTTACGCAGTAGATGCTGGACTTTTAGGGTGGGCAGGTCAGTTGTCTGACAAGTATAATGAGAATCATTATCAACAATCAAAAGATTGATCAATGATCCAGTCCGCCTTTGCCCTTCCCCGCCGCACGCTGATTGCCCGCCTGTGCTCGCTCATCGTCTGTTCCGGCGCCCTGCTGCCGGCCGCGCATGCCGACACGCCCGCCGCTGCCGAGGCAGCAGCTGCAGAGGCTGCGCCGCAGGTGGTGGAAATCACCGGCGCCCGCAGCGACGATGCGGGCTTTGCCGCGCGTCACGCCGGCAGCAGCACCAAGTCGGACCTGTCGCTGCTGGAAACGCCGCAATCGGTCACCGTGCTGACCCGCGACCTGCTCGATGCGCGCGCCGTCACCAATCTCAACGAAGCGCTGCAGACCACCGCCGGGGTCGCCTCGGGCAGCTGGGGCCGGCGCGGCTGGGACGACTTCATCATTCGCGGCCAGCGCGCGTCCGAGTCGCTGTACATCGACGGTCTGAAACGCGGCCAGAACCAGTACGTCAGCCAGGACGTCTCCGGCGTGGAACGCATCGAGGTATTGAAAGGGCCGGCATCGATCAACTTCGGCATGGTGCAGCCGGGCGGGCTGGTCAACATGGTCTCCAAGCGTCCGCGCGCGCAGGCCTTCAACACCATCGGCGCCACCTATGGCAGCAACGATTTCAAGCAGCTGGACTTCGACCTGGGACGGCCGATCTCGGACAATGGCAAAGCCGCGTTACGCGTCAACGGCATGTGGTCGGACCAGGACGATCCGATCGACTTCGTGTATTTCAAGAAGCGCTATATCGCGCCGTCGGTCACGCTGGACTTCGGCCCGCGCACCGACTTCACCATCCTGTCGTCGTACATGGAGCGCGAATACCTGCGCAGCCAGGGCGCGCCCACGCGGGGCACCATCCTGCCCAACCGCAACGGAACCTTCAACCGCGACGAATTCACCGGCGAGCCCGGCTTCGGCCCGTACCACTCGCGCCAGGCGGCGGTGGGCTACAGCCTCACGCACCGCTTCGACAACGGCTGGAAGCTGGCGCAGAATTTCCGCTACCAGAAGCTGGACATGGACGGGCGTTTCGTTTCGCTGGGCGCGCTGGCCAATGAACGCCTGCAGGCGCGCAGCGGTTCGATCCAGGACGTGCAAGGCAACAACCGCGCGCTCGACACCTATGCCGAACGCGCGTTCGACCTGGGCGGCCAGCGCCACACCATCATGGCCGGTATCGACCTCAACAGCGACAAGATCCGCAACGGCTCCACCGCCTGCCGCATCGCCTCGCTCGACATCTTCAATCCCGTGTACCACCAGCCCTACAGCTGTAACGCCACGCCGGGCAGCCTGACCACCGCCACCGTCGAATACGCCGCGCTGTACCTGCGCGACCAGGTCGCGCTGACCGACCAGTTGAACCTGAGCCTGGCAGCCCGCCACGACCGCAGCAGCAACAAGTCGTACAACGAATTGCGCGACACCACCACCAAACTGAAGAACAACAAGACCACCGGCAGCGCCGCCCTGCTCTACCGCGCCACGCCCAACATCTCGCCGTACGTCAGCTACGCGACGTCGTTCCTGCCGGTGAGCGGCACCGATTTCTTCGGCGTGCAGTTCAAGCCGGAAGAAGGCAAGCAGGCGGAGGTGGGCGCCAAGTTCGAATACCTGAACGGCCGCATCACCGGCGCATTGGCGCTGTACGACCTGAAACGCCGCAACGTCACCACGGCCGATCCGGACCCGGACCACATCGCCATTCTGCCCGGCGCACAGGTGCAGACCGGCGAGGAACGCACCAAGGGTTTCGAAGCCGAACTGAACGCCGACCTGCGCAACGGCTGGAACGTGCAAACGGCGCTGTCGCTGATCAACGGCGTGATCACGCAAGATAACGGCGGCAACGTCGGCAAGCGCCTGCTCAACGTGCCGCGCCAGAGCGCCAGCGTGCTGGCCAACTACCGCGTGCGCGACGGCGCCCTGGCCGGCCTGGGCGGCGGCCTCGGTGTGCGCTACGAAGCGCAGAAGACGGGACCGGCCGTGTCGTACACGGTCCCCGGCTACACCGCCGTGGACGCCAACCTCAGCTATGAAGCCAAGGCCTACCGGGTGAGCGTCAGCATCAAGAACCTGTTCGACCGCGACTACTACGCGGGCGTACTGAGCAACAACGTGCTGCCG
This is a stretch of genomic DNA from Duganella zoogloeoides. It encodes these proteins:
- a CDS encoding ATP-binding domain-containing protein, producing MAHIHPTGWQEMSVTGTAAREIETLTYLEATLADLPYRVYHGVHWTNVEQGFSVYGEIDFILVAPNGRLLLIEQKSGFLSETPDGLIRNYEGKPRKVANHIMRSIKGLSERFGSEMAIDYLLYCPDYTVRNPNQAGIDPRHIIDASNKGKLAQVIRETLPVDGAPPGDKFDKVTRFLSNMLSLRPDPSSMIGNAAGLVARLSGGLSTWARRLDFSPFRLHVKGTAGSGKTQLALAEYSDAIDAGLKPLYVCYNRPLSDHIEKLVPAGGRVTSFHMMSDAFARAQGQIPDYTAPDVWDKIEARMTTSELPPEWQYDVLIVDEGQDFSPAWRDILLRMLKPEGRAIWLEDPNQNLYGREPVPLPGWVTLHSDTNYRSPRQIIDMLTSIGAVREPVEAGSPFRGADIEELIYPDGDTDAMLAQTRRAVTSCLAAGFARHDIAIASFRGRDNSVILHLDQLSDAHTLKSFTGEYDLFGTPEYRPGGLLAETVYRFKGQSAPAIIFTEIDFERIDERVLRKLFVGMTRARLKLVLVLSERAEQQLLDRM
- a CDS encoding MFS transporter; the protein is MPIALLALTISAFAIGTTEFVIVGLLPTIAADLGVNLPSAGLLVSLYALGVAIGAPVLTALTGKLPRKALLLALMVLFTLGNLLAWQAPGYTSLVVARILTGLAHGVFFSIGSTIATSLVPREKAASAIAIMFTGLTVALVTGVPLGTFIGQHFGWRETFLAVSALGLVAFIGSLLYVPKNIAHSAPASLLQQVKVLGEPRLLLVYAMTAVGYGGSFIAFTFLAPLLQQVSGFTAGAVGLVMLVYGVSVAVGNIWGGKLADRRGPVGALKIIFMGLAVVLLAVTFAAPFKWLMLAVVLAWGAFAFGNVAGLQVYVVQQAEHYTPRAVDVASGLNIAAFNLGIAGGAWGGGLIVEHLGLVHTGWIGALVVLGAFGLTVLSGRLDARNPRPAVAGAEKRARVAAH
- a CDS encoding TonB-dependent siderophore receptor, translating into MIQSAFALPRRTLIARLCSLIVCSGALLPAAHADTPAAAEAAAAEAAPQVVEITGARSDDAGFAARHAGSSTKSDLSLLETPQSVTVLTRDLLDARAVTNLNEALQTTAGVASGSWGRRGWDDFIIRGQRASESLYIDGLKRGQNQYVSQDVSGVERIEVLKGPASINFGMVQPGGLVNMVSKRPRAQAFNTIGATYGSNDFKQLDFDLGRPISDNGKAALRVNGMWSDQDDPIDFVYFKKRYIAPSVTLDFGPRTDFTILSSYMEREYLRSQGAPTRGTILPNRNGTFNRDEFTGEPGFGPYHSRQAAVGYSLTHRFDNGWKLAQNFRYQKLDMDGRFVSLGALANERLQARSGSIQDVQGNNRALDTYAERAFDLGGQRHTIMAGIDLNSDKIRNGSTACRIASLDIFNPVYHQPYSCNATPGSLTTATVEYAALYLRDQVALTDQLNLSLAARHDRSSNKSYNELRDTTTKLKNNKTTGSAALLYRATPNISPYVSYATSFLPVSGTDFFGVQFKPEEGKQAEVGAKFEYLNGRITGALALYDLKRRNVTTADPDPDHIAILPGAQVQTGEERTKGFEAELNADLRNGWNVQTALSLINGVITQDNGGNVGKRLLNVPRQSASVLANYRVRDGALAGLGGGLGVRYEAQKTGPAVSYTVPGYTAVDANLSYEAKAYRVSVSIKNLFDRDYYAGVLSNNVLPLGDPRTVMLRVVTNF